GGCGAGCTGGAGCTTGGCGTAGGCGGTCTCTCCCGCGATGACGCCGACGAAGGTCGGGTAGCTGCCCGGCTTCACGTCCCGTTGGAAGGGGTCCGCGCCGAGGAAGACCAGGGGGTCACACGCGACGACGCGTCCGGACGGGAGCTTCAGCTCGGCCGCCTCGACTTCCGTCACCTCTTCGAGCTCGCCAGCCGCGAGGCGGGTCAGCCAATTCGGGGCATCCTCGGCCATCCGGCGTGTACTAGCAGGCCAGAAAGCCGACGCACGACCTGTTTTGGAGGCTCAGGAGACGGCCGCGGCCCCCGCGAGGTTGGTCTCCGTGAGCATGCCGACCATGTCGCCGGCCTTCATCGCGACGATGCGTCGGACGTGCATCGCGCGCATCTGCGCGGCCGCGCGGTGGGCCGGCACCTCGGGCCGCAGGACCAGCACCTCGTGGCCCATGACCTGGTCGACGGCCAGGGCCGCGTCGTGATGGCGTGAGGCCAGGGCCTCCTCCTCGGCGAAGACGCCCACCGGGCAGCCCTCGTCGGCGACCACCAGACCGCGGATCTTCAGCTCCTTCAGCTGCCGTCGCGCCACGCCCAGCGGCTCGAACGTCGCGATGGTCTGGACGGGCTGGGTCATGAAGTCGGAGATGGGGCGCTCGAGGTGATGGTCGACGATCACGCGCATGACGTCGCGCGTGGTCAGCACGCCGTGAAGGCGTCGGTCCTGCTCGACGAAGAGGCGGTGCACGTGCTGGTCGAGCATCAGCGCCGCGGCCTCGGCCACGCTCGTGCTCGGCGCGATGGAGAGTATCTGACGCGTCATCACGTCGTCCGCGCGCATCTCGGGGAGCTTCCACTCGGCGACGCCGCGGCCCTCGGGCACGACGAGCTGTCCCTCGCGCAGGAGGTCGCGCCGGCTGACCACGCCGACGGTGCGTCCCTCGCCGTCGACGACGGGCATGGCCGAGATGCGGCGGCGCTCGAGCGCGCTCGCGACCTCCTCGAGGCTCGCGTCCTCGCGCACGGTGATCGGATCGAGGGTCATGTAGACGGAGACGGGCGTACGGAACATGTTTGGGACGTACGCACGCCGTAGAGTGCGGCCATGGCGAAGCGCAGCGCGGGGATCCTGCCCGTCCGGCTCGTGGGCGGCGCGCCCGAGGTCATGCTCGTGCACCCTGGCGGGCCGTTCTTCCGGAAGAAGGACCTCGGCGCCTGGAGCGTGGTCAAGGGGCTGCTCGAGGAGGGCGAGGAGCCGCTCGCCGCCGCGCAGCGGGAGCTGGTCGAGGAGACCGGCTTCACGCTCCCGGCTGGCCCCCATGTGCACCTCGGCCAGGTCGTGCAGAAAGGCGGGAAGCGTGTGGACGCCTACGCCGTCGCGGCGGACTTCGACGTCGAGGCGCTCGTGAGCGAGACGTTCGAGCTCGAGTGGCCGCCTCGCTCCGGGCGCGTCCAGCGCTTCCCCGAGGTGGATCGCGCCGCGTGGCTCGATCCCGAGGCGGCGCGAGCGAAGATCCTGGAGGCGCAGCGCCCGTTCGTGGAGCGCGCGTGCGAGCCCGAGACGCTCGCGGCGCTGGGCCTGCGGTGAAAAAAAAGAGGTGAGCGACCGCCGGGTCGGGGAGGGTTGGGCGGCCGCTCACCTCGAAGAAGGAGCGGAGGGCGGCGTCGGTCGGGGAGGAAAGAACGCCACCCTCCGCGTCAGCTCAGTAGTGCACGGCGCGCGGGAGCTCCTTGGCGTGTGCGACCCACTTCTCGACCGTGCCCGCGCTGGGGAGCGCCCGGACGAGGCTCTCCTCCGCGTTGATGCTCTTCATCTTGTCGTGGAGGTTCTCGGCGTTGCGTCGCGAGAGCTCGACCACGGTGTCCACGCCCGCGCGCTCGAGCAGGTCGGCGTACTCCTCGCCCACGCCGTTGATGCGGAAGAGGTCCGCCATGTTGACCCAGCGGAGCAGGGACTTCTCGGGCACCCCGCTGTCCGCGGCGATGCGCTTGCGCGCCTCGGGCTGGGCGGCCTTCTCCAGCAGCGCCTCCACCGTCTGGATGCCCGCGTCCTCGAGCTTCTCCGCGTACGCGGGCCCGATGCCTTCAATCTCGCTGATGTTCGCCATGAAGCTCTCCTCGCCCGTCCATCGGGCTCGAAGGAGAGTGGAGCAGGGCCTGTGCCAACGCGGTTCCGTGGAGGTCGCGCGAGCGCTCGCCGGGAGCTTCGTCGGGTGAGTCCAACGCGCTGAGGGGCGCGGCCTACAGCTCGTCGCGCCAGAGATCTTCGACCGTCTGGCGGCGACGGATCACCCGGGCCTCGCCGCCGTCCACGAGGATCTCCGCCGCCTTGGGGCGCGAGTTGTAGTTGCTCGCCATGGACATGCCGTAGGCGCCCGCGCCGCGGAGCAGCACCAGGTCGCCGCGCTCGAGGTGCGGCACGGCGCGATCGATCGCGAAGAAGTCGCCCGTCTCGCACACCGGGCCCACCACGTCGGCCGGGCGGTGCGCCGCGTCGCCAGGCTCC
This DNA window, taken from Sandaracinaceae bacterium, encodes the following:
- a CDS encoding CBS domain-containing protein encodes the protein MFRTPVSVYMTLDPITVREDASLEEVASALERRRISAMPVVDGEGRTVGVVSRRDLLREGQLVVPEGRGVAEWKLPEMRADDVMTRQILSIAPSTSVAEAAALMLDQHVHRLFVEQDRRLHGVLTTRDVMRVIVDHHLERPISDFMTQPVQTIATFEPLGVARRQLKELKIRGLVVADEGCPVGVFAEEEALASRHHDAALAVDQVMGHEVLVLRPEVPAHRAAAQMRAMHVRRIVAMKAGDMVGMLTETNLAGAAAVS
- a CDS encoding NUDIX domain-containing protein, which produces MAKRSAGILPVRLVGGAPEVMLVHPGGPFFRKKDLGAWSVVKGLLEEGEEPLAAAQRELVEETGFTLPAGPHVHLGQVVQKGGKRVDAYAVAADFDVEALVSETFELEWPPRSGRVQRFPEVDRAAWLDPEAARAKILEAQRPFVERACEPETLAALGLR
- a CDS encoding DUF4332 domain-containing protein; translation: MANISEIEGIGPAYAEKLEDAGIQTVEALLEKAAQPEARKRIAADSGVPEKSLLRWVNMADLFRINGVGEEYADLLERAGVDTVVELSRRNAENLHDKMKSINAEESLVRALPSAGTVEKWVAHAKELPRAVHY